Genomic window (Terriglobia bacterium):
TCCGCAGTGCCAAAGCACGACTTGCGGAAGCCCTGGAACAGGCCGCTGCGGAAGCGATCTCGTCGATTACTGCCGACAACGCTGTCGCTTGGTTCCGCCACTGCGGCTACAGGGTACAGCAACCATGAATCCGCTCTAAAATCTTCGAACTCCGGCGTTGACACCACTGCGCCATCGCGCTTTGGCAAAAGATTGGATATTTCCTCCCTCAGAGCCTTCAATCGTTGCGGAAGAGGAGGAAATGGACTAAACGCGTTCACCGAGACAGTGGTTGCAGGCCATATCTGCTCAATCGTACGAATGAAGCATTCTGGGTCGTAGCCAGCTTTGTACAGGTATTGCACGCCGAAGTAATCGGCGTCCAATTCATTCTCCCGTCTTGTCTTGACGAGAGTTAGAGGTACCGCGACTGATGACATAGACTCCCCACGTGTCCCGGATACAATTAGCGGAACACTCGCGATCTGCGCCATTTGCTCGCGAGTAAATCCTCGCGTAGCCGAATGTAATGCTGTGTGCGCAATCCCACGTGCAAGCACACTGGCGAGTTCACACTCGTTGCCTAACTGGAGGAGTAGTGCGCGGTCGATGTACTGGTATCCGCCAGGCAGCGTGACCGGGCTCGCTTCCACACCGCTCTCTACAACCTGAACAGTGATGGGCAGGACTGCATCGGAGTTTTGGGCTATTTTTCGCACGACG
Coding sequences:
- a CDS encoding M48 family metalloprotease, with amino-acid sequence MKNTIVLVRLATRIIAHIVVDEVRNGKSRRLHQLWNVALGRSKVLNRGSTMKVPAFAVRTCTLVMLWVLAFTASLSADNPKRSRSDKNIDAIGHRNIARKPNWYSTGQEAQLGKQMSAALERSAILVRDPTIADYLPRVVRKIAQNSDAVLPITVQVVESGVEASPVTLPGGYQYIDRALLLQLGNECELASVLARGIAHTALHSATRGFTREQMAQIASVPLIVSGTRGESMSSVAVPLTLVKTRRENELDADYFGVQYLYKAGYDPECFIRTIEQIWPATTVSVNAFSPFPPLPQRLKALREEISNLLPKRDGAVVSTPEFEDFRADSWLLYPVAAVAEPSDSVVGSNRRDRFRSGLFQGFRKSCFGTA